In the genome of Hyphobacterium sp. CCMP332, one region contains:
- a CDS encoding endonuclease, with the protein MRKLFFALICFGLFTNSKAQDSAYYHTAFNSSGDTLKANLHNIIKGHTTFPYSSSSTDVWDMLKQSDKDPANPSNVILIYSGRSVDAAQEFNNGNGWNREHVWAKSRGDFGNNPPAGTDAHHLRPSDISVNADRDNRNFDDCITCIDIIDNGFNTGSKKDANLWTFEPRDAVKGDIARMIFYMAVRYEGDGNEPDLELSNTLQSQSSKQPLHAVLNTLLNWNRQDTVDAFERNRNLAIYNFQGNKNPFIDHPELAEYLWGDSLGMVWKPELVVIGLDQQNRNDFSIYPNPSSGHITINSSHDAESVRIYNQMGKVVLFRNTDIRSLHLNLNELQDGLYFIQMNFEGNIVRKRLLIVN; encoded by the coding sequence ATGAGAAAATTATTTTTTGCACTTATCTGCTTTGGTCTTTTTACTAATTCTAAGGCGCAGGACTCTGCTTATTATCACACGGCATTCAATTCTTCAGGAGACACTCTTAAAGCTAATCTTCACAACATCATAAAAGGACATACAACTTTTCCTTATTCGTCTTCTTCCACAGATGTTTGGGATATGCTAAAGCAAAGTGATAAAGATCCTGCTAATCCGAGCAATGTAATTCTAATTTATTCAGGTAGAAGCGTAGATGCAGCACAGGAATTCAACAATGGCAACGGATGGAACCGCGAGCATGTCTGGGCCAAATCAAGAGGAGATTTTGGCAATAATCCTCCTGCAGGTACTGATGCCCATCACCTGAGGCCTAGCGATATAAGTGTAAATGCAGACAGGGATAATAGAAATTTTGATGATTGTATTACTTGCATCGACATCATTGACAACGGTTTTAATACCGGCTCAAAAAAAGATGCCAATCTTTGGACCTTTGAACCAAGAGATGCCGTAAAGGGCGATATCGCCAGGATGATCTTTTATATGGCGGTGCGCTACGAAGGAGATGGTAATGAACCGGATTTAGAATTGAGCAATACATTGCAAAGTCAAAGCTCAAAACAACCCCTTCATGCGGTTTTAAATACCCTATTGAATTGGAATCGACAGGACACAGTGGATGCTTTTGAACGCAACCGAAATCTGGCAATATATAATTTTCAGGGCAACAAAAATCCATTTATTGATCATCCTGAACTGGCTGAATATTTATGGGGTGACAGTCTTGGTATGGTGTGGAAGCCAGAACTTGTTGTAATAGGTTTAGATCAGCAAAATAGAAATGATTTTAGTATTTACCCTAATCCTTCCAGTGGTCATATAACTATCAATTCTAGTCATGATGCAGAGTCAGTAAGAATTTATAATCAAATGGGGAAAGTAGTACTATTCCGAAATACTGATATAAGAAGTCTGCATTTAAACTTAAATGAATTACAAGATGGGCTTTATTTTATTCAGATGAATTTTGAAGGAAATATTGTCAGAAAAAGACTCTTAATTGTGAATTAA